A DNA window from Selenomonas sp. oral taxon 126 contains the following coding sequences:
- a CDS encoding 3'-5' exonuclease, whose product MLEKILVFDTETTGFRSDDEVLTLAVVNGSGATLVDGMYAPVRKSAWPDAEKINRISPSMVAKCPPIRAQREELERLFNDPETLLVGYNIEFDIRLLAQSGIRVTNPNRHDVMLAFSELRKVPDARRGGYRWWKLTECADYYRYDWGTSQAHGALADTLATLYCYRKMKEPVYEEQSLF is encoded by the coding sequence CAACGGGTTTTCGCAGTGACGATGAAGTATTGACGCTCGCCGTGGTGAATGGTAGCGGTGCAACACTTGTGGATGGGATGTATGCGCCCGTGCGCAAGAGTGCATGGCCGGACGCAGAGAAGATCAATCGTATCTCTCCCTCGATGGTGGCGAAGTGTCCGCCGATTCGCGCGCAGCGAGAAGAACTAGAGCGCCTGTTCAACGATCCGGAGACACTGCTTGTCGGCTACAATATTGAGTTCGATATCCGACTTTTGGCGCAGTCGGGCATCCGCGTTACGAATCCGAACCGTCACGATGTCATGCTTGCCTTCTCGGAGCTGCGCAAGGTGCCGGACGCACGGCGCGGCGGCTATCGTTGGTGGAAGCTGACGGAGTGCGCGGACTACTACCGCTATGACTGGGGCACAAGTCAGGCACATGGGGCGCTTGCAGATACGCTTGCAACGCTTTACTGCTACCGGAAGATGAAAGAGCCGGTATACGAAGAGCAGAGCCTGTTCTAG
- a CDS encoding glycine--tRNA ligase subunit alpha, translating into FDLFDKYEAEAVRVIGAGHVHPAHDYVLKCSHTFNLLDARGAISVSQRTAFIGRVRKLARLCAEAYLAQREALGYPMLKKEGKV; encoded by the coding sequence TCTTCGATCTGTTTGACAAATACGAGGCGGAGGCGGTGCGCGTCATCGGCGCAGGTCACGTGCATCCCGCGCATGACTACGTGCTGAAATGCTCGCATACGTTCAATCTGCTCGATGCGCGCGGCGCGATCAGCGTCTCGCAGCGGACGGCGTTCATCGGGCGTGTCCGCAAGCTCGCGCGTCTCTGTGCGGAGGCGTATCTCGCCCAGCGTGAGGCGCTCGGCTATCCGATGCTGAAGAAGGAGGGGAAGGTATGA
- a CDS encoding TonB family protein, whose translation MDVTVKEKYLSWGASFGIHFCILAAAAAMGLFSVAAESEKRPIDVVIYDASAPESEPAPAAEAAPPMPSIDDIPIEPPKKEQQETQEPPKEMPKETPKMAATNTSPTPSTSQGTSEQPSPAPTESVGSGSSEGTGRDEAAAQRPRTPPQLLSGAAPVYPKDLERRGITGTVGLAIVVGSDGGVESVDVSSSSGQPELDQAAIEAAYTYRFEPARNIYDEPVACRVNRSFSFS comes from the coding sequence TTGGATGTTACGGTGAAGGAAAAGTACCTGTCTTGGGGGGCGTCGTTCGGGATTCATTTCTGCATTCTCGCGGCGGCGGCAGCGATGGGGCTTTTCTCTGTTGCAGCGGAGAGTGAGAAGCGGCCGATCGACGTTGTGATCTACGATGCGTCTGCGCCGGAGAGCGAGCCGGCACCGGCGGCTGAGGCAGCGCCGCCCATGCCGAGTATCGACGACATTCCGATCGAGCCGCCGAAGAAGGAGCAGCAGGAGACGCAGGAGCCGCCCAAGGAGATGCCCAAGGAGACGCCGAAGATGGCTGCAACGAATACGAGTCCTACACCGAGCACGTCACAGGGGACGAGCGAACAGCCGAGCCCTGCACCCACGGAGAGTGTCGGCTCGGGTTCCAGTGAGGGTACAGGGCGCGACGAGGCGGCAGCACAGCGTCCGCGCACACCGCCGCAGCTCCTCTCAGGCGCTGCGCCGGTCTATCCGAAGGATCTTGAGCGGCGGGGCATTACGGGAACCGTTGGGCTTGCCATCGTGGTTGGATCGGACGGCGGCGTAGAGAGCGTCGATGTATCGAGCTCCTCGGGACAGCCCGAGCTCGATCAGGCGGCAATCGAGGCGGCGTATACGTATCGCTTCGAGCCCGCACGCAATATCTACGATGAGCCGGTCGCATGCCGGGTCAACCGCTCGTTCTCCTTCTCGTAA